The following are encoded in a window of Mycolicibacterium tusciae JS617 genomic DNA:
- a CDS encoding TetR/AcrR family transcriptional regulator → MARLPSDTRTRIQGVARELFAQRGVQRTSLQDIANQLGITKPALYYHFGSREDLVRSILQPLIDEGEEFVTTREKLRGSKRATPRQLLEGYFDFHYKHRADLLLIVSELTTLADLGLIDRMLAWRERLSKLVFGSRPTLEQSTRAVIAFGGLQDCCLQFPDADHDELRRATVDGAMAALGL, encoded by the coding sequence GTGGCGAGGCTCCCGTCGGATACGAGGACACGGATCCAGGGTGTGGCCCGTGAACTGTTCGCCCAGCGGGGAGTGCAGCGCACCAGCCTCCAGGACATCGCGAACCAGCTGGGCATCACGAAACCCGCGCTGTACTACCACTTCGGCTCGCGCGAGGACCTCGTCCGTAGCATCCTGCAGCCGCTGATCGACGAAGGCGAGGAGTTCGTCACCACGCGCGAGAAGCTGCGCGGGTCCAAACGTGCGACGCCGCGGCAGTTGCTCGAAGGTTACTTCGATTTTCACTACAAACATCGCGCCGACCTGCTCCTCATCGTCTCTGAACTCACCACACTCGCCGACCTCGGCCTGATCGACCGGATGCTGGCGTGGCGCGAGCGACTGAGCAAGTTGGTGTTCGGCAGCAGGCCGACTCTCGAGCAGTCAACCCGCGCAGTCATCGCGTTCGGGGGGTTACAGGATTGCTGCCTTCAGTTCCCGGACGCCGACCATGACGAGTTGCGCCGCGCGACCGTCGACGGTGCCATGGCTGCGCTGGGGCTTTGA